The following proteins are co-located in the Dromiciops gliroides isolate mDroGli1 chromosome 2, mDroGli1.pri, whole genome shotgun sequence genome:
- the CCDC115 gene encoding coiled-coil domain-containing protein 115, producing MAAAGDGQSVTTAAASDAGALRSLGAQLDERIVQLLLELEQLEGKRLALNARVEEGWLSLSKTRYAMGAKAVGPLQYSSSMAPLFRVSTSESEPGRPEFQMIFTTPGSPKDTNPKEDRDVTGCGEPNSESPVLRRRLQPQGAPLQPTPSTPETATSERDPLTWFGILVPQSLRQAQGSFRAALLMAGEIAELQSRIEWGRGQIQALQQEKQKLLHQLKVA from the coding sequence ATGGCGGCGGCCGGGGACGGGCAGAGCGTTACAACTGCCGCGGCTTCAGATGCCGGGGCCTTGCGATCCCTGGGCGCCCAGCTCGATGAGCGCATTGTGCAGCTGCTCCTGGAGCTTGAGCAGCTGGAAGGGAAGCGGCTAGCACTGAACGCCCGAGTGGAGGAGGGCTGGTTATCCCTCTCCAAGACTCGCTATGCTATGGGTGCCAAGGCTGTCGGCCCTCTTCAGTATAGCTCCTCTATGGCTCCTCTCTTCAGGGTCAGCACCAGTGAGTCCGAGCCTGGTAGGCCTGAATTCCAGATGATTTTTACTACACCCGGGTCCCCGAAGGACACGAATCCCAAGGAGGACCGAGATGTGACTGGTTGTGGGGAGCCAAATTCCGAGTCTCCAGTGCTTCGGAGGCGGCTGCAACCACAGGGGGCTCCTTTGCAACCCACCCCCTCGACACCTGAAACCGCGACGTCTGAGCGGGATCCCCTGACCTGGTTTGGGATCTTGGTACCCCAGAGTCTGCGACAGGCCCAAGGAAGTTTCCGGGCAGCTCTGCTGATGGCCGGGGAGATTGCCGAGCTCCAGAGCCGAATCGAGTGGGGAAGAGGCCAGATTCAAGCCCTACAGCAGGAGAAACAGAAACTGCTTCATCAGCTGAAGGTGGCATGA